The following coding sequences lie in one Deinococcus cellulosilyticus NBRC 106333 = KACC 11606 genomic window:
- a CDS encoding DUF3105 domain-containing protein, whose translation MKHFVLMAALLVASAQAQNQMGQSAQSKGPVKVVLKETKTEQTAAGTIRFYEDTNTTGALHTTETVTYPFYPPVRGLHFPYWANCGIYLKAIDPRLAVHSLEHGALWVTYKSSTDARKLAFLQTLVKGNPYRLMSMEPKQKADVVLSAWGVQLVVTNWDEKAIKAFADKYTNGPTTPEPGAPCSGAITP comes from the coding sequence ATGAAACATTTTGTGTTGATGGCTGCCCTGCTGGTTGCGTCTGCCCAGGCCCAGAACCAGATGGGGCAGAGCGCCCAGAGCAAAGGCCCTGTGAAGGTGGTCCTGAAGGAAACAAAGACAGAACAGACCGCTGCTGGCACCATCCGTTTTTATGAGGACACCAACACCACCGGAGCCCTGCATACCACCGAGACTGTGACCTATCCCTTTTACCCTCCGGTCAGAGGTCTGCACTTCCCTTACTGGGCCAACTGTGGCATCTACCTGAAAGCCATTGATCCTCGCCTCGCTGTGCACAGCCTGGAACACGGTGCCCTGTGGGTCACGTACAAGTCCAGCACCGATGCCAGAAAGCTGGCTTTCTTGCAGACACTGGTGAAGGGCAACCCTTACCGTCTGATGTCGATGGAGCCAAAACAGAAAGCAGATGTGGTGCTGAGCGCCTGGGGTGTGCAACTCGTGGTCACGAACTGGGATGAGAAGGCCATCAAGGCCTTTGCAGACAAATACACCAATGGCCCCACCACACCAGAGCCAGGAGCGCCCTGCTCTGGAGCCATCACCCCGTAA
- a CDS encoding MFS transporter produces the protein MKSKLFYGWIVVLVTALVALYAAGARSSPGVFLLPMQDDLGWSKATLSFAVSIGLVMLGLGGPISGWLIDRYGPRRITLIGLLLTAVSFAVSSLTKTVWQLDLFWGFFSGLGTGLIGSVLGATVAARWFFARRGLVTGIFGASMSAGQLIFVPLLSVLVAQVGWRDSSLIIGGLAVVMLLPTLFFMKDEPQDVGVVPLGANPGQEVPRNRPDATVMGRAIRSLDFWLLCATFFVCGATSNGIIGTHFIAHQHDHGVNAGVAAGYLALMGAFNFVGTIASGWLTDRFDPRKLLCLYYIFRGASLFLLPYVDSTFGIAVFAVLFGLDYIATVPPTTALVADRFGRANVGTVYGWVFCAHQVGAALAAWGGGMARDALGSYALAFIIAGAIALLGGLLSLGIRRVPQVLRA, from the coding sequence ATGAAGTCGAAACTGTTTTACGGCTGGATTGTGGTGCTTGTGACGGCCCTGGTGGCCCTGTACGCTGCAGGGGCCCGTTCTTCTCCAGGGGTCTTTCTGCTGCCCATGCAGGACGATCTGGGCTGGAGCAAGGCCACCCTGTCGTTTGCGGTTTCCATTGGTCTGGTGATGCTTGGCCTTGGGGGTCCCATCAGCGGATGGTTGATTGATCGTTATGGTCCCAGGCGCATCACCCTGATTGGTTTGCTGCTCACTGCCGTGAGTTTTGCCGTCAGCAGCCTGACAAAAACCGTGTGGCAACTGGACCTCTTCTGGGGTTTTTTCAGTGGTCTGGGCACCGGGCTCATTGGCAGTGTGCTGGGAGCCACCGTGGCGGCCCGCTGGTTTTTTGCCCGCAGAGGTCTTGTGACAGGGATTTTCGGGGCCAGCATGAGTGCAGGACAGCTGATTTTCGTGCCCCTGCTTTCTGTGCTGGTGGCCCAGGTGGGCTGGCGGGACAGCAGCCTGATCATTGGAGGTCTGGCTGTGGTGATGCTCCTTCCCACCCTCTTTTTCATGAAAGACGAACCCCAGGATGTGGGTGTGGTTCCCCTTGGTGCAAATCCCGGTCAGGAGGTTCCCCGCAACCGCCCGGACGCCACCGTGATGGGCAGGGCGATTCGCAGCCTCGATTTCTGGTTGCTTTGCGCCACCTTTTTTGTGTGTGGAGCCACATCCAATGGCATCATCGGGACCCACTTCATCGCCCACCAGCATGACCATGGGGTCAACGCGGGGGTGGCAGCAGGGTATCTGGCCCTGATGGGGGCCTTCAATTTTGTGGGCACCATTGCTTCTGGATGGCTCACGGATCGCTTTGATCCCAGAAAGCTGCTCTGCCTCTATTACATCTTCCGCGGTGCGTCCCTGTTTTTGCTGCCTTATGTGGATTCCACATTTGGAATTGCTGTGTTTGCTGTGCTGTTCGGGCTGGATTACATTGCCACAGTTCCGCCGACCACAGCCCTGGTGGCGGACCGATTTGGCCGGGCGAATGTGGGGACCGTGTATGGCTGGGTGTTCTGTGCCCATCAGGTGGGGGCTGCCCTCGCTGCCTGGGGCGGAGGAATGGCCCGGGATGCGCTGGGCAGTTATGCCCTGGCTTTCATCATTGCAGGAGCCATTGCCCTGCTGGGTGGCCTGCTGTCACTGGGCATCCGGCGTGTTCCCCAGGTGCTCAGGGCTTAA
- the hisA gene encoding 1-(5-phosphoribosyl)-5-[(5-phosphoribosylamino)methylideneamino]imidazole-4-carboxamide isomerase — protein sequence MSLVIPCVDIQSGRAVRLYEGDPDKETVYFNSPLEAAQHWVRLGAGLVHLVDLDAATGRGENRAIISEIAATLGVPVEVGGGIRDFEAAQSLLESGISRVVIGTAAVKNPELVSQLIDVFGAERVVVSLDARGGFVAVAGWGTNSDVSIEDLCQNMASRGLRTLIFTDVSRDGTLKGLDRDLMVRVRQAWQGELIVGGGVRDVEDVALLRELGIEGAIVGRSIYEGTLPFPVPV from the coding sequence GTGAGTCTGGTTATTCCCTGTGTGGACATTCAGTCAGGCCGGGCCGTGCGTCTTTATGAGGGCGACCCGGACAAGGAAACCGTTTATTTCAACAGTCCGCTGGAGGCAGCGCAGCACTGGGTCCGTCTGGGTGCAGGTCTGGTTCATCTGGTGGATCTGGATGCTGCAACAGGCCGGGGCGAGAACAGGGCCATCATCTCTGAAATTGCTGCCACCCTGGGCGTTCCTGTAGAAGTGGGCGGAGGCATCCGTGATTTTGAAGCTGCCCAGTCCCTGCTGGAGTCTGGAATCAGCCGGGTGGTGATTGGAACAGCTGCCGTGAAAAATCCCGAACTGGTCAGTCAATTGATTGATGTGTTCGGAGCAGAGCGCGTGGTGGTCAGCCTGGACGCCAGAGGAGGTTTCGTGGCTGTGGCAGGCTGGGGAACAAACAGTGATGTTTCCATTGAGGACCTCTGCCAGAACATGGCTTCCAGAGGCCTCAGGACCCTGATCTTCACCGATGTTTCCAGAGACGGCACCCTGAAGGGTCTGGACCGTGACCTGATGGTGCGGGTGCGTCAGGCATGGCAGGGTGAATTGATCGTTGGTGGCGGAGTGCGGGATGTGGAAGATGTGGCCCTGCTTCGTGAACTGGGCATTGAGGGGGCCATTGTGGGCCGCTCGATCTATGAGGGAACACTCCCCTTCCCTGTTCCTGTTTGA
- a CDS encoding EVE domain-containing protein, with translation MTRYWIGVVSQEHVQRGVQGNFCQVCHGKQAPLKKMQPGDMLIYYSPRTSYPAGEALQEFTAMGQVQSAEPYQVEMWPDFHPYRKDVQYLDVNPVPIHSIKEQLEFTHGNWGFQLRKGHFEISKHDFDVIAQRMGLSPEHLGNTPDAQ, from the coding sequence ATGACCCGATACTGGATTGGTGTGGTTTCACAGGAACACGTGCAAAGAGGCGTTCAGGGAAACTTCTGCCAGGTGTGCCATGGCAAGCAGGCCCCTCTGAAGAAAATGCAACCTGGAGACATGTTGATCTACTACTCCCCCAGAACATCCTATCCTGCCGGTGAAGCCCTTCAAGAGTTCACGGCCATGGGACAGGTGCAGTCTGCAGAGCCCTATCAGGTGGAGATGTGGCCAGACTTTCACCCTTACCGCAAAGACGTGCAGTATCTGGACGTAAACCCTGTGCCCATCCACAGCATCAAAGAACAGCTGGAATTCACCCATGGGAACTGGGGCTTCCAGCTGAGAAAAGGCCACTTTGAAATCAGCAAACATGACTTTGACGTGATCGCCCAGCGCATGGGTTTAAGCCCTGAGCACCTGGGGAACACGCCGGATGCCCAGTGA
- a CDS encoding mycothiol transferase → MQPPENLFLIGEREGFSHDLGTLIGMMEYTRATTLMEIRDLTPEQLDFLPHPDGNSIGMLALHIAAVEAVYQILTFEGREEPNVEEAERWNAALELGEKGRKTIRGHTADFYIQTLAEVREKTLAAFRERDDAFLQITRAWWHDRQSNNFFAWFHVFEDELNHRGQMRLIRDRYIKQKA, encoded by the coding sequence ATGCAACCACCTGAAAACCTGTTCCTGATCGGGGAAAGAGAAGGTTTCAGCCATGACCTTGGAACCCTGATCGGCATGATGGAGTACACCAGAGCAACCACCCTGATGGAAATTCGGGACCTGACCCCCGAACAGCTGGATTTCCTGCCCCATCCTGACGGCAACTCCATCGGCATGCTGGCCCTGCACATCGCTGCGGTCGAGGCGGTGTACCAGATCCTCACCTTTGAAGGCCGCGAAGAACCCAATGTTGAAGAGGCAGAGCGCTGGAATGCAGCCCTGGAACTGGGTGAAAAAGGCCGCAAGACCATCCGGGGGCACACCGCAGACTTTTACATCCAGACCCTGGCAGAGGTGCGCGAGAAGACCCTCGCAGCCTTCCGCGAAAGAGACGATGCTTTTCTGCAGATCACCCGGGCCTGGTGGCATGACAGACAGAGCAACAATTTCTTCGCATGGTTCCATGTGTTTGAAGACGAATTGAACCACCGGGGCCAGATGCGCCTGATCCGCGACCGTTACATCAAGCAAAAAGCCTGA
- the rpsL gene encoding 30S ribosomal protein S12, translating to MPTVNQLLRKGRAVLKKKSKVPALKSSPFRRGVCTVVKTTTPKKPNSALRKIARVRLTSGFEVTAYIPGEGHNLQEHSVVLIRGGRVKDLPGVRYHIVRGSLDTAGVKDRKQSRSKYGAKRPKPGQAAAAGKKK from the coding sequence CTGCCAACCGTTAACCAACTTCTCCGCAAAGGTCGCGCTGTTCTGAAGAAGAAGAGCAAAGTGCCCGCGCTGAAAAGCAGCCCCTTCCGCCGTGGTGTGTGCACCGTCGTGAAAACCACCACCCCCAAAAAACCAAACTCCGCTCTGCGTAAGATTGCCCGTGTGCGTCTGACCAGCGGCTTCGAAGTCACTGCTTACATCCCCGGTGAAGGCCACAACCTGCAAGAGCACTCTGTGGTTCTGATCCGTGGTGGTCGTGTGAAAGACTTGCCAGGTGTGCGTTACCACATCGTCCGTGGTTCCCTCGACACCGCAGGTGTGAAAGACCGTAAGCAGAGCCGTTCCAAATACGGCGCCAAGCGTCCCAAGCCCGGCCAGGCTGCCGCAGCTGGGAAGAAGAAGTAA
- a CDS encoding nucleoside deaminase, whose amino-acid sequence MSEFMQEAGQIALENVLSGKGGPFGAVIVKEGQIIARGMNLVTSTPDPTAHAEVTAIREAAKALGTFDLSGCEIYTSCEPCPMCLGAIYWARLDRVYYAATQADAADIDFDDEFIYQEFARPIEDRRLPMIQEAREEGLKAFKAWKDSQDKIRY is encoded by the coding sequence ATGAGTGAATTCATGCAGGAAGCTGGACAAATCGCACTGGAGAACGTGCTCAGTGGCAAAGGTGGACCTTTCGGGGCGGTCATCGTCAAAGAGGGCCAGATCATTGCCCGGGGCATGAACCTGGTCACATCCACCCCCGACCCCACCGCCCACGCCGAAGTGACGGCCATTCGGGAAGCGGCAAAGGCCCTCGGAACCTTTGACCTGTCCGGCTGTGAAATCTACACCAGCTGTGAACCCTGTCCAATGTGCCTCGGTGCCATTTACTGGGCCAGACTGGACAGGGTGTATTACGCAGCCACCCAGGCCGATGCCGCCGACATCGACTTCGATGATGAATTCATCTACCAGGAGTTCGCACGGCCCATTGAGGACCGCAGGCTTCCCATGATTCAGGAAGCCCGCGAAGAAGGCCTGAAAGCCTTCAAAGCCTGGAAAGACAGCCAGGACAAAATCAGGTATTGA
- the rpsG gene encoding 30S ribosomal protein S7: MARRRRAEVREVQPDLVYQSTLVSSMINKIMRDGKKNLASRIFYGACRLIQERTGQEPLKVFMQAYDNVKPRVEVRSRRVGGSTYQVPVEVSARRAQSLAIRWMILASDSRPERTAIERVAGEILDAAQGRGGAIKKKDDVERMAEANRAYAHYRW; encoded by the coding sequence ATGGCAAGACGTCGTAGAGCAGAAGTACGCGAAGTACAACCCGATCTGGTGTACCAGTCCACACTGGTGAGCTCCATGATCAACAAAATCATGCGCGATGGCAAAAAGAACCTGGCAAGCCGTATTTTCTACGGAGCCTGCCGTCTGATCCAGGAGCGCACCGGCCAGGAGCCCCTCAAGGTTTTCATGCAGGCGTATGACAACGTCAAGCCCCGCGTGGAAGTCCGCTCCCGCCGCGTCGGCGGTTCCACCTACCAGGTGCCCGTCGAAGTCAGCGCCCGCCGCGCCCAGAGCCTGGCCATCCGCTGGATGATCCTCGCCAGCGACAGCCGTCCTGAGCGCACCGCCATTGAGCGCGTTGCCGGAGAAATCCTCGACGCAGCCCAGGGCCGTGGCGGCGCCATCAAGAAGAAAGACGACGTGGAGCGCATGGCCGAAGCCAACCGCGCCTACGCCCACTACAGGTGGTAA